In Kryptolebias marmoratus isolate JLee-2015 linkage group LG2, ASM164957v2, whole genome shotgun sequence, the genomic stretch agaaaaaaactaaagatggACATTTATGATTTTCtcttttagttacattttaagGACATGGACCTCTGCCTGACACTCCTGTTGATTTGTCTCTGCTGCCAAGGAGCCACagtaaaaaacactaaattacctttaaataatttaggaTTCTGTAAAATGACAAGAATCTGTGCTGAATACAAAACACTGTACAGACATTAgtctctgttttttattcaacagAATGCAGAGGTGGCAGAAGATCAGTCAGCTCCTGTGATCCCTCTCATTCCTTTGATTCCCAGTCAACCCATAGAAGTatgtgaaatatatatatatatatatatatatatatatatatatatatatatatatatatatatgtatttgttttttttttattgtgcttgGATTCATAAATTGCTTTGCTAATCTTGGCTGTAGAGAGAAGAAAGCAGCAGTACGCCAGAGACTGCAGCTCCCACAGAAGCAGCTGTTCTCGCAACAACCGCCACAAATACCTCAAGCGAGGCATcatcagaggaagaggaaacggGTGATTGTCAGTCTGTCAGTCGGAGCCCCAAGTCCCAGCAGGCCATCACTGCTGCCATTCAGAAACTGGGTGTGCAGCTGTTACAAAACCTGGAGACAACACCAGAGCAGCCAAATGTCATTATATCTCCTTTAAGCATATCTCTGGCCCTCTCTCAGCTGGCTTTAGGTACAGAGGTTATTCTCTTATGCAAGAATTTTCCACATGAGATGAATCTGATCTGTAacttaccgtattttccagtcTTTTAGTTGAGCTCACCACTGTCCTCATTCAGTGATTTTGCCTCTCTTTCTTGTATTTCTTTCTAAAGGTGCAAAAAACGAAACAGAAGAGCTGCTGATGCACCATCTCCATGAAAACACTGTTCCCTGCTACCACCAGTCTCTGCGTAATGTTTTAGCGCAGCTTAGAAACAGAGACCTGCAAATTGCCACACGCATATTTCTGCGCCAAGGTTACTGGAAACATATGACCTTTGTTAGCTGATTTGTTCagtgcactttaaaaaaaaaaaaaaaagctactgcTTTGATTCTTAAAGATTCTCTTGTAACTCCTGGTGTTGACCTACAGAGCTGAACggatttctttgcttttaggGTTTGAAGCAAAGCAAGAGTTTCTGAGTGAATCTCAGCAATTTTATGACTCGGAACCAGCAATCTTGGAGAGCCTTCAGCAGGTAAACGAATGGGTGGAGAGCGCAACAAACGGAAAGAtgactgacttcctgtcttcTCTACCGCCCAGCCTGCTCCTCATGCTCATCAATGCTGTCCACTTTAAAGGTATCTGACAACAGCCTAACTCAGGAACAGACGTTACTTTTGATGCTGATGTTTTTCATCCCTTCTGCTGACTTAAACTGATACACTTTCTTAATGATGTCTCCTGCAGGAGAATGGAAAGCCCGATTTGACCCAAACTTTACCTCCAGAGGTGTGTTTTACCTTGACGATTTGCACATGGTGGATGTTGACGTGATGGAAGACGCCAAACATCAGCTGAGTTGTTTCATTGATAATGACCTGGAGGTTCAGGTAAAATACAGCCAATGTTCTGGTAAAATTTCACTCCTCATCACTTCAACAAACTTCTCCAACTGATTTATGTTCGTGcaaaaacttctgttttcattcagtttcaAATAGGTTCCCAATTCACTGTTTCTCATCAACAGATCAGTTCAGAATAACTTCTAATATATattatgcatttctttattaTAATCTTTcattcaaaatatatatttaagcaCTAACTATTTAAAGTGTCTCATGGTAGGTCTTATTAAAGGGattttctgttatattttttgtgaaaactagTCTTTgataagcatttttttaaatatttatttaaaagttaatcattcaTACATATATTTGGGGCTTCTTTCTGTGCCTCATTAAATGGATATATATTTTAACagtgcattttattgtttttaaattgtttgttagtttttaatattGTGTTGTGATCCATTCTAAGTGTCAGgattgaataaaactctcaatCAAATCCCCCACACTTATGGAGCCTTGTAGATAATGTAGCAGAATAATTAGCCTAATATGTCTACAAATGAGTGATATGCGTGCAGCAGTAGTCGTTTTAGTTTCCGGTTTTAATTCTGAGCCATCCTCTGTGGCTAAAAGTTGATAAACAGTTGCCTCTTTGCTCTGCCATTTTAGattcaacaaatttaaaagtaaatttcatGTCAGCTGGAGAAATGTTGACgtgaaacaacacaaacctaAAATATGAAGCACACAGTTGCAAAagaatcattattattattttgtttttttgtgaaaccgTGTATTCTCTATTGTACAGGTGGCAAGGTTCCCATTTACAAAGCTGATGAGTTTGTTGGTGGTCATGCCCGAGTCTGGACACGTGAACGTATCGTCACTCTCTGCAAAGCTAAACATCTCTGATTTGTATGAACGCCTCCCCAAAGAGAGGCCTGTTCAGGTTAAATTCCCCAAATTTAAACTGGAGTATTCTCAAGAGTTAGAAGATGTTCT encodes the following:
- the serpinf2b gene encoding serpin peptidase inhibitor, clade F (alpha-2 antiplasmin, pigment epithelium derived factor), member 2b, translating into MDLCLTLLLICLCCQGATNAEVAEDQSAPVIPLIPLIPSQPIEREESSSTPETAAPTEAAVLATTATNTSSEASSEEEETGDCQSVSRSPKSQQAITAAIQKLGVQLLQNLETTPEQPNVIISPLSISLALSQLALGAKNETEELLMHHLHENTVPCYHQSLRNVLAQLRNRDLQIATRIFLRQGFEAKQEFLSESQQFYDSEPAILESLQQVNEWVESATNGKMTDFLSSLPPSLLLMLINAVHFKGEWKARFDPNFTSRGVFYLDDLHMVDVDVMEDAKHQLSCFIDNDLEVQVARFPFTKLMSLLVVMPESGHVNVSSLSAKLNISDLYERLPKERPVQVKFPKFKLEYSQELEDVLTKLGLGEIFLSPNLADIADGPLLVSSVMHKSSMEINEDGAEAAAATNTIISRASNPIFHLSQPFFFVLMDDVTQIPIFMGVINNPNPGAPVLQRGQFGSKDKGGIPFDKDHGGSFGGPPK